From the Macaca nemestrina isolate mMacNem1 chromosome 7, mMacNem.hap1, whole genome shotgun sequence genome, the window AGGACCCAGCCTAGCTTTCCAACTCTACTGGCCATTAACCCCCTGCTAACCACCCATATGCCTGTGTTCATAAAGTGACTAAGCAATGACAAGGAAACCTGTTTGAAGGGAAAAATTAGTCTGTATCATTGTATCATTCAGTAGAATGAGAAGGGAAGTTacttctcttttttgagacagtctagctCTCTcaggcacagtcttggctcactgcaacctccacctcttaggctaaagcaattctcgtgcctcagctttccgaatagctgggattataggtatgtgccaccatgcccagctaatttttgtatttttagtagagacatggtttcaccatgttggccaggctggtcttgaactcctgacctcaagtgatccacccacctcagcctcccaaagtgctgggattacaggtgtgagccactgcgcctggcccctctctcttttttctttttgagatggagtcacttcacccaggctggagtgcagtggcgcgatctcggctcactgcaagctacgcctcctgggttcacgccattctccagcctcagcctcccaagtagctgggactacaggcgcctgccaccacgcctggctaatttttttgtttttagtagagatgggtttcactgtcttagccaggatggtctctatctcctgacctcatgatctgcccaccttggccacccaaagtgctaggattacaggcgtgagccaccgtgcctggccacccctctctttatttcttaatgTTGAACTCAGTGCTAGTATTTTCTGTTTCAGGTGCTGGAAGACAAGATAGTCCAGGAATATAAAAAGTTCAGGAAGGTAAGACAAGGTCGGGGAATGGAAGCAAGCAAGGTAGAAATgggaatttttactttttgacatGGATGCTTTTTCTCTGCAGCGGTACCCAGGTTACAGAGAAGAAAAGCGTCGCTGTGAGTACCTTCACCAGAAATTGTCCCACATTAAAGGTCTCATCCTGGAGTTTGAGGAAAAGAACAGGGGCAGCTGAAGTTATCAAGGGAATTCTTGAGCCTCTGCTTAGTGAAACACGAAGGAACAAAGCAGCTGTAAACTAAATAGAATGCAACtatctgcttttcttttgctgACCACTGGAGTCCGTGGTGGCAAGTAGAGAGTTGCTCTAGCTTCCTGAGGTTTGGTTTTCATTGTTAATTTTTAGGGTGTGGGCACTGTGCAAAGACTCCATAGCTATGCCTAGGAGTTTAGGAAAAGTGACAGAGGCTTGGCTTTTTTACCTTTAGTTCAGCCAAGTCATTTTCAAGTCCTGAGAAATGACATCATCTTCAGGATAAGATAATGAGGACATTAGACAAACCAAACTAAGTGAATTTAGTCTACTAGCCTCCCTAAGGAAACAGTAATAATAACTTTTGGTAAGAGCTAAAATAACTTGTAGCATACCTAGATATAATGGGAAAGGGCCTGGGTGTTACCCATGTACTGAAAATGAACTTTTTTTACCAACATggctaaaaaattaaaactgactgCTTCTGTGTCCTTTGTACAAGTTCATATGTTTTCCTTAAATCTTCCAAGGCAGGTGGTTCTTAACCCTGCCTTCACATCTGAGACACTTTTGGGGCTCTCTAAACAATTAGATCCCTGGACCCCAGCCCAGATGTTATGAGTTAGAATCTCCAAGATTATGGTTTAGACATCTTTTACTTTTTCCAAGCTCTGTGTGTGACCAAGATACATACTTTGCTGTAAGACTCTACCAAATTCATCTTAAAATTGACAGCTACATACTGTATTTATATAGTAGGAAGAAAATTCTTTTCTGAACATAGGAATTCCTAGGATCACCTAAAGTAGCGCTCCTACCTCAAATTATCCAGTGACTGAAAACTATAACTGGGCAGGATTTGAATTTACCTACAAAAGGAGATAAATGGTTTAGTTGGACAAAAGATCACTCTTCAGTCCTTTCTGTTCCTCATTGTTACAAAAGAAAGTGGATGCTTTACTCATAACTAGGAATGATACTGCCTTTCCCAGTTCTACTGAAGGGGGAGGTTAAAGGGCCACACCCTAGGCTTTGGGAGATAGAACTGCACCCAGCAGTGTCAGCAATTCCTGAAACAACTTGGATGAAACCATGTGATGCCACACCCTTGACAGGGCATTTCTGGGCAGAGAACAGTCCTTGGGAGGTATAAATATGCAGTAAGCTTAGCTGCGTGGCAAGGATAAACAGGAACCCATCCTTAGGGCATGGACAGCCTAACAAGAAAAGCCCTTCACCTGTTCTCTAATCACCAGGGTAGGCCTGGGCAATAAACATGtaaggagagaaagagataataaattttgaaagaattttgagGTGATTATGGACCCAGTCAGTCAGTCTACAGCTGCAGTGATCAGTATGGTAGCAACTCTATTGCTACTTAAATTAATGAAGACTAAAAATGTAGTTTCTAGCCATATTTCAGATGCTCCATAGCTACCTGTACTGAACAGTGTAGATTACAGAGCATTTCCATCACTGAGGAAAGCTCTATTGAACAGTGATAGTGTGCAGAGAACACCTGGTTCTCAATCTTGTGGAAAGTAAGACAGTTTAAAGGGGTCTCATTTATTGTCACTGTTccaaatgtacaaaaaaaattagaaaataccccCAACTCAACCCCACCCCCAAAACATTCCCCCCaacacaaataatttttcccAAAACCACAAACATAAACTGGTCCTGGTATTTCCATAAACAGTGCAGCTAAGAAACAGTTTAGAGAAAATTTAACAGGATTCAGATTATATCCATTCTGTCCTCTCAGCCCTGAGAGGTAATAATTCCCATATGGGTCGCAGTCCTCCCTAATGGTTTTCCCATCTCTGGTGGAAGAGTCCTTTTACAAAGTGGCGTTTGGCTACTGCTTTAGAGATCCTCCTgtgccttcttcttcttcttgggTTTTTCTTCTTGAATTACAGGGGGGTTTGTAGCTTCTCGTTGTAGATAGCTAATAAAATCACTTAATTCACGGCCACCCTGAAAACAGAAAGATTACcttaaaaatgtaactttttaaataaccCTGATCTGCTCCAAACAGGAAGACTTTTGAGTTTGTAAAAGCACATTAGCAGCCACATATACTGACCATGAGAGTTTAAACAGTTTTTAGTTAAATAAACccaattagcctggcgtggtggctcacgcctgtaatcccagcactttgggaggccaaggtgggcagatcacctgaggtcaggagttcaagaccagcctgaccaacatggagaaacccgatctctactaaaaatacaaattagcggggggagggattgcattgggagttatacctgatgtaaatgaagagttgatgggtgcagcacaccaacatggcacaagtatacatatgtaacaaacctgcacgttatgcacatgtaccctagaacttaaagtataataataataataaaaaaaatatacggccgggcgcggtggctcaagcctgtaatcccagcactttgggaggccgagacgggcggatcacgaggtcaggagttcgagaccatcctggctaacacggtgaaaccccgtctctactaaaaaatacaaaaaactagccgggcgaggtggcgggcgcctgtagtctcggctactcgggaggctgaggcaggagaatggcgtaaaaacccgggaggcagagcttgctgtgagctgagatccggccactgcactccagcctgggcgacacagcgagactctgtctcaaaaaaaaaaaaaaaaaaaaaaaaaaaaaaaaaaatacaaattagccagggtggtggcacatgcctgtaatcccagctacttgggaggccgaggcaggagaatcacttgaacctgggaggtggaggttgcggtgagccgagatcacgccattacactccagcctgggcaacaagagcgaaactccgtctcaaaaataaataaaattaaataagtaaataaaccaaCCCAATTAAAGAACTATGTTTAAgagtgtgtgtttatgtctgtgtatgtatttgtggggATATGGGACAATTCACTTACTTCATATTTCTTTGGATTTAGCTTCTTGTTGGCTGGAGAGAAGTATATGGTAGGAAAACTGgggaaagaaacatttattaatttgaagCAGTTATGTGGGCTCATGTGCAGAACTCTTAAGCCAAGAAGGAATCAGTGGTTCTTCCTTCAACTGGAATATGAAGACTGTGTCTAGTAATGATTTCCTGGTGGTTATAAGCTTTATTCCAATCAATTGCCTAGacacttttgttaatttttaatccACTTACCCTCTGACTTCATATGGAGAAGGCACATCATTGGCTGTGGCATCCATCTTGGCTATGACGATATTTGGGTCTTTGCTGAGCTGTTAATAAAACAggttaaatgtttacatttcaaattttCAGTGACAGAGGGACACTTAAGTCAATTCAAGACTTAAAACAATCTCATTCTTcaaacactaaaaatacaaaaattagctgggtgtggtggtgcgcacctgtaattccagcagatAAACTGCTGTTCAGGTGGGAAGAGTGCTTTGCAGATGGTAGTACCTCACTTTCCACAAGcttcccttttttctcttgtaTTAAGACTACATATTGCCACCTTCAAATTTACCTGGTCTAAATAAGACATTACAGGGGCTAAGTCAAATGTTTTAAGATGAAGAACCATATGGATTCATGTAAGCCATTACCAAAATTCAGAAGTTCTTAGATATTTTGAACTATTATCTAGATTGAGCCTGAGGAATGGAATGTTAAAAGTGGGTATCTCAGGCACTGCACAGGCTGGAGCACTAGGGGGCAGTCAAGAGAAAGTGAGTAAACAGCAagtaattgggaaaaaaaatctacaagtACTTAGGAACCAAGCAAATGAGCCAATGCGGAATACATTTATAAACTTTGCTCCCGCTCAAATGTTATCCTCAGAATAGGGTTCATACTTACCTTCTCTCCAAGTTCTTTATACTTGGGCTCCAGATTCTTACAGTGACCACACCAAGGAGCATAAAATTCAATCAgtacatctttattttcattattcactATTTCATCAAAATTCTCTGCTACCACTACCTGGAAAACACAGAAGAATCTCTAGTTGGTAAggtaacataaaaaaataaattcacaagcTGTATTTGTTTCTAGACCCAATCCCTCTCTAATTTGATGTGTTACCAAGGAAAGTAAGTCATAGAAACCCAAATCACATTTACAGATTAAAGATGTTGTCATTCACTAGATACCAACTCGTTCCTTTGTCTGTCACCTATCAAACTATGTTCAGGAAGTTACAGGATATAGAAGTGCTACCCAACCGTTCCTTAAAGTAATTtcaagccaggcttggtggcacatgcctgcagtccaagctactcagaaggctgaggcaactGAGTAAGACcatatctctataaaaaaatccAAAGTAACACACTGTTCTTAGGGGTTGCTCTATCCTCAAGAGTAACTTAGCCCAATATAAATTTCATCAGAAAATTCTATGCAGGCTTTATACTCTTGCCCCTACCAAGCATTATGAGCCCTGccgatgcttttttttttttttgagatggagtttcactcttgtcaccccggctggagtgcagtggcataatctcgactcactgcaacctctgcttcccgggttcaagtgattctcctgcctcagcctcccaagtagctgggaacacaggcacccaccaccacacttggctgatttttttgtatttttagtagagatggggtttcaccatgttgggcaggctgatctcgaactctcaacctcatgatctgcctgccttggcctcccaaagtgctgggattacaggcatgagccaccgcttgGCCTGCCAATGCTTATTTTATGACTCAGGGagtaaggacaaaaaaaaaaaagagatggccAATGAAGTCTTCATTTAGACCCCACAGTTTTGGAACAAAGAAACGAGGAGAGGCAATTGCTCACAGCTTGATGAGGCTGTCAGTACCTCACCTTTACAGGCCCATCATTGCTCTCTGGGATAGGTTCAGACTTCAGGTATCTCTTCAGATTGCCATCAAAGTAATCCTGCAGAAACCTCTCCAGAGCCTTCCCATCACGCCTACAATTGGAAAACAAGGGTAAGGCTTGTTAATCTGTTCCCACCACTGAGAAAATTATAGCAATTGCTTTGAACAGTTACTATGTATTTTAGCTTTTCAAGGCTAAAAAAAAGGGGAACTCTTATCTCTCAATATGCAGAACTACAGACTGAAGAAACAAACCGTTTTTTATTTCTAGTGTGTTCTTTGTGGATTTCAAAGTTCAGAGAAAGAATCATTGGTCTGCTAGAGATTCATTTTTGTAAAAGAACCAGGTCTTATTGCTCTGGAGGATAGTGTGTGTTtacagtatttcattttattgattgtcTCACAAGGAATATTTTCTCTTGTCTCAATCTCCCAAAATCTCAGAAAGTGAGGATAAAAATTGTTTCTGGGGTCTTAAGATCTTCCTGATTCTGAGTTTACTTTAGACTCATGTggtatttcaaaaagaaaatacattctgTAGGGATGAGGGGGGAATGGTTTGGTTTGAAATGGCATCCGTATCAATGAGGCTGTTCAATCTTTTTTtggatttttcaattttttagagacagggtctggctatgttgcccaggctggcctcaaactcatgggctcaagtgatcttcctgcttcagcctcccaaagtgctgggattataagtgtgagcaaCCACATCTGGCCCAAAGGAGGTTGTCCaatcttatctttttttgtttttttgagacacagtcttgctctgtcacccaggctggagagcagtggcatgatctcggctcactgcaacctctgcctcccgggttcaagtgattctggtgcctcagcctccctagtagctggaattacaggtgcacaccatcacacccagctaatttttgtatttttaatagagacggggtttcaccatgtgggccaggctggtctcgaactcctgacctcaagtgatccacatatcttggcctcccaaattgctgggattacaggtgtgagtcactgtgctcagcctttATCTGCAATTAATGACCAAGTGGAATTATGTAAGAATTCCAACCTGCCATCCTTTCATTAGTTTTCAGAATTCATTAAGGATCATAATCCTTAAAGTATcgatatgtatttatttatttttatttattttttttgagacagagtttcactcttgttgcccaggctggagtgcaatggcacgatcttggctcactgaaacctccgcctcccaggttcaagcgattctcctgcctcagcctcccaagtagctgggattacaggcatgcaccactgtgtctggctaatttttgtatttttagtagagacggggtttctctatgttggtcaggctggtctcgaactcccgaccttaggtgatccgccgccttggcctcccaaagtgctgggattacaagtgtgagccactgtgcctggcctaaagtatCTATATTTAAATTGAGAAAAACGACAGTCATAGGTCTTGATTAAAAGACCTATCTTCACATTCCAGGGTTATTGTTCTTTAGAAATCCTTTGTAGTATAAAAGGCTTTAATAAATGCCTTGGAGAATCAAAGCCCAACTAGCAACTCACGAGAACTCCTCCTGCATGACAAACTTCTCTCCTTTAGCAGTTCTGATAGCAACAACAGGAATCTCTCCAGCAGTGCTCTCCAAGCCAAAATCAGAAAGTTCATGGCTAAAGGTTTTGCGGCTAGCTACAGCAAAGTTGAGTTTGTGCCCAGCATCCAGAAATTTCTTTGCCACCATCATTACCCTGTGGGAAACAAGAGACATTTGTGCCAAGACTATACAGGGTGGTCAAGCACTTTTGAAACTAAGCAGCAAGTGACTGGAAAATAAAGACTAACTTCTATAGTTCTAGCCTTCTGGAATCAGTCTGAACAGTCTGAGCTTGTGGGCCCTGACACAGGATTATGATATACTTCAATGCCTTACTGAACTTCACTGGCAAATTGGTGATGCCCAATCAACTGGTGCATTCCTGCTAAATCTTGCTGTAATATACAACTGAAATCTGTTTTAGGCATAATGACtgatctgaaaagaaaatttgtaaaGGTAAAATGCACTGAGAGTCTAAATGTGCAAGTAAGCACAATGTTTAAGTGCATTTTATATCAAATTTCCACCTTCTACTTAGAGTCACTGTGTCACAAAGCAAAGAAACACCTATGAAATACATGCCCAACAGATTTTGAAAACAGTTTATGTTATTTGTCCTATGGCTTCGAATGTAGTTTTTGGAAGCCAAATGTTCCCATTCTTTCCTGCTCTTATACCACACATGGTAACAGgacagtaattttaattttttttttttttacagcttctTAAGGAACCATTTATTGTTTTACAGATTCTTAAGGAAACAACAAGATAGTTAGAAGGGACTGTTTATACATTGGGTAAACTTGTCCATGTGGGAAAAACATAATTCTTATTACCTGTTTCTCCAGTAGTTGGAACCTTTAGCATTCTTTTCATAGTCCACATCATAGTAAGCAATAAGTAAGTCCTTGCCCTGTATCAAATCTTTATTGTCTTCTGTCATGTGAGGGCAGATACcaaaactgaaatgaaataaTCCATTATCAACTGGCTTGGCAAGTTTTTAGCTATATCATAAAGTTGCCACAAAGTAACTGATAgcatttatgaaggaaagagattTTCAACATTTAGGACAAGTACTGAGCAATATATACCTTACAGGATGACAACAGGAGTTCTAACACCCATACATTACTGCTTTAATGTAAACTCaaactattattattacaatCCCCCCGAATAGACCGTTTAAGCCAAAATATAGCTCTGCTTAATAACTGAGGTAAACAAACTAAAATCAAGCAAATAAATCCCAGACAAGATACAAAGAAGTActcacatgttttcctggatgaacTTTTTAATTTTGCCACTGGTCATTTTTTGCTCTGTATATGCCACAGTCTTGTCCTCAAACTTGTTAGTCAGATGTGAAGGACGAAATAAGATGAtaccccttaaaaaaaaaaaagtctcagtagGCAGATAACAGTAGAACTGTctcccatccttttttttttttttttttttttgagatagggtttcactctgttgctcagactggagtgcagtggtatgatcatagctcactgtagccttgaactcccaggctcaagtgatcctcccacctcagctgcccaaatAGCTGAGaacacaggtgtgcaccaccatgcacaactaattttttattttttaaaatttttatagagatgggggtctcaccatgttaccaaggctggtcttgaactcccaggctcaagtgattctcccatctcggcttccaaaaatgctgggattacaggcggagccCCCATGTTTCATATAATGCTCAGACTATCTACTTTTGCTGCCACTTTTAACTAGCAATATCTAAGCACACAAGGACTCTTTTCTAGTACCACAGATTCAGCAACATGACATTCTCATTAACACTAAGATGCTAACCACCTTAATCTTAAGTGCAATAATTGGGTATAGGGTTTAATACATTTTGGGTTGGAAAATTAAGAGAACATGGTTCTAATCACAGTTCCCCAACTAATTCCAAACACATTGGACCAGGTCTCAATTTAATCCTTCTGGTCTTCAGCTTTTTCATTATCTCAAAAGGGGGTTAGAGTAGATTTTCAAACCTTTAGAAACAatagcaggctgggtgtggtggctcacgcctgtaatctcaacactttgggagcctgaggcagacagatcaccaaaggtcaggagtttgagaccagcctggccaatatgatgaaaccctgtctctactaaaaacacaaaaattaggcaggtgtggtggtgcacacctgtaatcccagctactcaggaggctgaggcaggagaatcacttgaacccaggaggcagaggttgtagtgagccgagatcataccattgcactccagcctgggcaacaagggtgaggctccgtctgaaaaaaataaaaacaagaaactcAAACTTACTCTAAATCTTCTCCTTTTCACACATGGTTAGTGactattgtttacattttttatactCACTCCTTCCTATCCATTGCCACTAATGCTGTTGACCGAGTTTAGACTCTCACAAGTCATCCTCAGTTTAGATTCTCCTTAGAATCCTTGGAATTCTCCTTAGAATCCTTTGAATGCCTTTCACCATTCCCCCTTCAAACCATTATCATGTGGTTGCCAGTGACTTCTTCACAAATTTAACCCATTTATGTGGGAGGTTGTAATTGTTTTTGTGAAAgatcagaccttggcaatgaccttgagcaggaGGCTACCACTCCCACAAGCTTAGTATTCCAATAATAGAACACTAGGCATTACTCCCCAGCCCAGAGTCTTTCAATGGCTCTCAAATGTCTAAAAGATAAAATCTAAGCTCTTTTGTATGGcacttaaaatttataatttggtCTTTGCTTAATACTCCAATCTTATCTTTCATTATCTCAATCACAAACAATACTCCAGCAGTACTATGGGCCCCAATATGCCTAGGCTATCTTACATTTCAAGGCCTTCACTCCTGGTGCTCTATctggaataatttttatttcaaaggctATAACCTTCCAGAAAAAACCTCATCCTTCAAGAGTCACCCCCTCTATGAATTTTTCTGATATTACCCACCTaccccaaaagaagaaaaacaatcacTCCCTCTTTTGTACTTCCAACCACTCTGCATATAGTTCTATATATActtatactttcatttttacatatgttCATGTATACAATCTCCCTTTACTAGATAGAGGGTTGTTCCTTGAAGGCAGCAATAGTTTCTGGCATGTAGCATAATGCCTCGAAAGTACTCAATAAACCCTTGGGAAAAATTAGGTATAAAAATGACCAATTCAgatgggtacggtggctcatgcctgcaatctcagcaccttgggaggcagaggaatctgagaccagcctgggcaatatgatgaaaccctgtctctactaaaaatacaaaaattagccaggtatggtggcacgtgcctgtactcctagctactcaggagattgaggcgtgagaatcatttgaacctgggaggcggaggttgcagtgagcagagatcacaccactgcactccatgttggtcaggctggtttagaactcctgacctcaggtgatttgcccgcttcagcctcccaaagtgctgggtgacagagtgaaaccctgtcccaatcaatcaatcagtcaatcaatcacaCCAGTTCACACAATAATACTTCGTCCAGAGATTCAACTCAATCACTTACTCTCCATTATCATCATACTCGTTCACCAGAGACTTAACATTCGTATGTGCAAATCGGTAGTTATCCCTCAAGTTGCTGGCTGCTTTTAGGAACTCAGAGTGAGCTTCACTGAATAAATCATCGAAAAAACctatacagaaaatattaaacacaAGGAAGAAGCAATAAGTGCTAACAGATAGATATTCCAAACCGTAAACGTCTATTTTTCAAGGGTTTCGTTCTATTTTGAGGACTGGGTCTGCTTTGTCATGACTACCTCAGACAGGCACAATATTTAGGATGAGAATTTTCCCTCTACCCTTTACGGACACATTTCTTGAGAGAGCCAAGGGAGAAAATTTGTCAGTGTTCAAGTCTTCATTCTATTTTCCCATAATTGAACAAATTCGGGCAAATTGCTTAACTTAAGAGTTTCAGGTATCAGAAGGATTAAGATGATACCTCAAAATAAACTGTAAACCACTTcacccaatttttttctttctctgtatttgtcTTTAGAACTACTCATTTCTAAAGTGACTAAAGTGACTAAAacataaatgtttaatgaatacATGCTAACtccttgtaaaataaaaagaatcagtaAAATTTAGGCGATAAAAAGTGGCTTTTGGCCAAATTTAAACAGTAAACCATATTCTGCTGCCAGAAAgtcagtattttttgtttgttttttgttttgcgacagagttttgctcttgttgcccaggctggagtgcaatggcgcgatcttggctcaccccaacctctgcctcctgggttcaagcgattctcctgccttagcctcccaagtagctgggattacaggcatgtgccaccacgcctgactaaggtttctccatgttggtcaggctggtttagaactcctgacctcaggtgatttgcccgcttcagcctcccaaagtgctgggattacaggcgtgagcctccgcgcccagcAAAAGTCAGTTTTATTACAGTAATTAGGAGACTAAGAGAAGTGCAAACATagcttttatgtttatatttattttttagtcaaatttatcatatatcacatttaaaaaacaaaacaatgaacatCTAAGATGCAGAAAGTGTTTAACTTGCtcatgtcatttaaaaatgagatattgCAACACATGAGAAAGCAATGAATGCTGCAAAAACAAGACAAATCTTAGCAATctgattttaacttttaagttcccTAATTATTGTGAAAATAGCAGAGTTGTATTATTTACTTGTATCTTCCGACCTTAAAACCTTATTTTCAGTCATAACTACCTTATTATATGAGTTAAATCTCAGAGTTTAAGAAGCATTAGAAAATGCTGAAGATATTCCTATCCTAgtcctttattttttctcccatGCCCACCCCTCCTAGTCCTTTAATTGAAATTAAACCTTCACATCTATAAGAACACAAACCCACCCAAATAAAACACCAATTGCCCCCACATTATAATTACATTATATACTAATAATATAATGCACTCTAGTACATTATATTAATTGCTAACCCAATTCTGTCAGTTGCCTTTTCAACTGCCCCAAGGTTTCCTTAACTGCTTTAATTCTGTGGCTTTCCCAGACATGGAGGGTTTTGGAAATCAAGTTGATGATTCTGTGGCACGGTTTAATATTTGCTACTTACCTACTACAGACGCATCTTTATCACTAATGAATTTCTTAAATTCTTCCTCAGTCCTGAGAGGCACTGAAGCTGGTCCTGCCTGCTTCTTCAGGTGGCTGACAATTCCATCTTAGAAGTCAAAATAAAAGTTGTAACAACAcaacttatttataatttttgagaAGGCAATTATTCATGATTCAAAATTCAGAAGGTACAAAAGGGTATATGACGAAATTTTCTTGCCACCCTTGTCCCTAGTCACCCAGTTTCCTCCATAtaagatttcagtttttttttttttgagacggagtcttactctgttgcccaggctggaatgcagtggtgcaatctcagctcactgcaagctctgcctcccatgttcatgccattctcctgcctcagccgcccgagtagctgggactacaggcgcccgtcaccacgcccagctaattttttttgtttttgttttttttttttgagacggagtcttgctctgtcgcccaggctggggtgcggtggccggatctcagctcactgcaagctccacctcctgggtttacgccattctcctgcctcagcctcccgagtagctgggactacaggcacccgccacctcggccagctagtttttttgtattttttagtagagacggggtttcaccgtgttcgccaggatggtctcgatctcctgacctcgcgatctgcccgt encodes:
- the LOC105491329 gene encoding protein disulfide-isomerase A3 isoform X1; translated protein: MRLRRLALFPGVALLLAAARLAAASDVLELTDDNFESRVSDTGSAGLMLVEFFAPWCGHCKRLAPEYEAAATRLKGIVPLAKVDCTANTNTCNKYGVSGYPTLKIFRDGEEAGAYDGPRTADGIVSHLKKQAGPASVPLRTEEEFKKFISDKDASVVGFFDDLFSEAHSEFLKAASNLRDNYRFAHTNVKSLVNEYDDNGEGIILFRPSHLTNKFEDKTVAYTEQKMTSGKIKKFIQENIFGICPHMTEDNKDLIQGKDLLIAYYDVDYEKNAKGSNYWRNRVMMVAKKFLDAGHKLNFAVASRKTFSHELSDFGLESTAGEIPVVAIRTAKGEKFVMQEEFSRDGKALERFLQDYFDGNLKRYLKSEPIPESNDGPVKVVVAENFDEIVNNENKDVLIEFYAPWCGHCKNLEPKYKELGEKLSKDPNIVIAKMDATANDVPSPYEVRGFPTIYFSPANKKLNPKKYEGGRELSDFISYLQREATNPPVIQEEKPKKKKKAQEDL
- the LOC105491329 gene encoding protein disulfide-isomerase A3 isoform X2, which produces MRLRRLALFPGVALLLAAARLAAASDVLELTDDNFESRVSDTGSAGLMLVEFFAPWCGHCKRLAPEYEAAATRLKGIVPLAKVDCTANTNTCNKYGVSGYPTLKIFRDGEEAGAYDGPRTADGIVSHLKKQAGPASVPLRTEEEFKKFISDKDASVVGFFDDLFSEAHSEFLKAASNLRDNYRFAHTNVKSLVNEYDDNGEGIILFRPSHLTNKFEDKTVAYTEQKMTSGKIKKFIQENIFGICPHMTEDNKDLIQGKDLLIAYYDVDYEKNAKGSNYWRNRVMMVAKKFLDAGHKLNFAVASRKTFSHELSDFGLESTAGEIPVVAIRTAKGEKFVMQEEFSRDGKALERFLQDYFDGNLKRYLKSEPIPESNDGPVKVVVAENFDEIVNNENKDVLIEFYAPWCGHCKNLEPKYKELGEKLSKDPNIVIAKMDATANDVPSPYEVRGVAVN